The uncultured Fibrobacter sp. genome contains a region encoding:
- a CDS encoding sodium:solute symporter, producing MFTALDWIVLVAYLLLSIAIGLFVSRGNKNLKEYMLGGGSIPWVAVGISLIATSVSATTFLGAPADVYGDNMTFLMFQIGAFISIVVVGLVFIPKFRTSGINSAYELFEVRFSRPVRRLAAIFYCLHLLLRTGILLFAPSLVLAQILHIDLKLAIIVSAAVAIFYTWFGGIKAVIWTDVMQFVVFFGGGVLVLFLISNAVGGFGEMATLASEAGKTKWWDASMDISNARTLVSAGFAYAILEIAIRGCDQQFVQRYLSCKDVKAANRSSILSMVLGCAVSILFYWVGAALYVYYQKAHVAALPEGLGQNDVFPYFIVNGLPVGVTGLIVAAICAAAMSSLSGAINSLGNTSERDFLNWDENAGIGGLKRAKIWTVVWGVLGVFFALFAATQQGSLLKNALFFTGLFTGPLLGMFVLAFYADKVFGTGAGKLRGCAVVVAVICGMCSLILVQGIPAFGVPAVLGGIFSWPWMPFISMTTTIVVALLVNAVTNLLKVRK from the coding sequence ATGTTTACCGCGCTCGATTGGATTGTCTTAGTCGCATACTTGTTACTCTCAATCGCGATCGGCTTGTTTGTCTCGCGCGGTAATAAGAATCTTAAAGAGTACATGCTGGGCGGCGGCTCCATCCCGTGGGTGGCCGTAGGCATTAGCCTTATTGCAACGTCTGTCAGTGCCACAACGTTCTTGGGCGCGCCTGCCGATGTTTATGGCGACAACATGACGTTCCTCATGTTCCAGATTGGCGCCTTCATTAGCATTGTGGTGGTGGGACTTGTCTTTATTCCCAAGTTCCGGACTTCTGGCATTAACAGCGCCTATGAACTTTTCGAAGTCCGATTCTCCCGCCCGGTGCGCAGGCTTGCCGCCATATTCTATTGCTTGCACTTGCTGCTCCGTACGGGAATCCTCTTGTTTGCACCGTCACTGGTGCTTGCGCAGATTCTGCATATCGACTTGAAACTTGCGATTATCGTGTCGGCGGCGGTGGCCATATTCTACACTTGGTTCGGCGGCATCAAGGCGGTCATTTGGACTGACGTGATGCAGTTCGTGGTGTTCTTTGGTGGTGGCGTGCTGGTGCTGTTTCTCATTTCGAATGCGGTCGGCGGCTTTGGCGAAATGGCGACCCTTGCTAGCGAAGCGGGCAAGACCAAGTGGTGGGATGCCTCGATGGATATTTCGAATGCTCGCACACTTGTGTCGGCGGGCTTTGCCTATGCGATTCTTGAAATTGCGATTCGCGGTTGCGACCAGCAGTTTGTGCAGCGCTACTTGAGCTGTAAAGATGTGAAGGCCGCGAACCGTTCGAGCATTCTTTCGATGGTGCTTGGCTGTGCCGTTTCCATCTTGTTCTACTGGGTGGGCGCCGCTCTCTATGTTTATTACCAGAAGGCCCATGTGGCAGCACTTCCTGAAGGCTTGGGCCAGAACGACGTGTTCCCCTATTTTATTGTCAATGGACTTCCGGTGGGTGTGACGGGCTTGATTGTGGCGGCTATCTGTGCGGCTGCCATGAGTAGCCTTTCGGGTGCTATCAATTCGCTTGGTAATACGTCGGAACGCGACTTCTTGAACTGGGACGAAAACGCCGGAATCGGTGGCCTCAAGCGTGCCAAGATTTGGACGGTGGTCTGGGGCGTGCTGGGTGTTTTCTTTGCCTTGTTTGCCGCAACGCAGCAGGGGAGTCTTCTTAAGAATGCGCTCTTCTTTACAGGCCTTTTCACGGGCCCGCTTCTCGGTATGTTCGTACTTGCGTTCTATGCCGATAAAGTCTTCGGTACAGGGGCAGGTAAACTCCGCGGCTGTGCCGTTGTCGTTGCCGTGATTTGCGGCATGTGCAGTTTGATTCTTGTTCAGGGAATACCGGCTTTTGGAGTGCCGGCTGTATTGGGTGGAATCTTTAGCTGGCCTTGGATGCCCTTTATTAGCATGACGACGACGATTGTAGTCGCCTTGCTTGTGAATGCGGTTACAAACCTGTTGAAGGTCCGAAAATAA
- a CDS encoding SIMPL domain-containing protein, which yields MNKVTLGLVLLVVLLGFLLLTTNNQNAMQNAMPKSLKVPSVVSDAQMSTVKVSASESRKYQANEFVTFAMLELRGRDKELLYKQLETRRQAIFEQMNKLDILNSDIEQNSVDMRKEWSYDKGTRSLTGYVVSQSFAIRCSSRSVAAAAVAVLSAELDVEIDRTSARLQSEDSLRKEIILSVGKKALSKAESYAESVGGKLGKVISVSENGGSDLMHGRQVLGAAKFNDYSEDALLSSIADSVSISASVHLVVELLQ from the coding sequence ATGAACAAAGTAACATTGGGGCTTGTCTTGCTAGTCGTATTGCTTGGCTTCTTGCTGCTTACGACCAACAATCAAAATGCAATGCAGAATGCGATGCCGAAATCCTTGAAGGTTCCGTCTGTAGTAAGCGATGCGCAGATGTCTACGGTAAAGGTGTCTGCTTCGGAATCCCGCAAGTATCAGGCGAACGAATTCGTGACGTTTGCCATGCTTGAATTGCGCGGCCGCGACAAGGAACTTCTCTACAAGCAGCTTGAAACCCGTCGCCAGGCGATTTTTGAACAAATGAATAAACTCGATATCCTGAATTCCGATATCGAACAGAATAGTGTCGACATGCGTAAGGAATGGTCCTACGACAAGGGAACTCGCAGCCTTACCGGCTATGTGGTGAGCCAGTCCTTTGCAATCCGTTGTTCTTCAAGATCTGTGGCCGCTGCTGCAGTAGCTGTCCTTTCTGCAGAACTCGATGTTGAAATCGATCGTACTTCGGCACGCCTCCAAAGCGAAGATTCTCTGCGCAAAGAAATTATCCTTTCTGTAGGCAAGAAGGCCTTGAGCAAGGCGGAAAGCTACGCCGAAAGCGTTGGCGGCAAACTTGGCAAGGTAATCTCGGTCAGTGAAAACGGCGGTAGCGACCTTATGCACGGACGGCAAGTCCTGGGGGCAGCCAAGTTCAACGACTATAGCGAAGACGCCCTTCTTTCGTCTATCGCGGACTCCGTAAGCATCTCTGCATCGGTTCATTTGGTGGTAGAATTGCTCCAATAA
- a CDS encoding anaerobic ribonucleoside triphosphate reductase, which produces MIVSVRKRDGREMPFNIEKIVDAIVKAFRASGELDEQIKAAQSQLNLLGNDDVLTSTALKVSADVVGRLESEGKNVPEIEEIQDAVEKALTEGGYADTAKSYILYRAERTRVREVNTRLMHTLRDITFSSAKESDLKRENANIDGDTAMGTMLKYGSESAKHFYTMMMLKPEHSRAHMEGDIHIHDLDFYSLTMTCCQIDLKKLFKNGFNTGHGHLREPKDIRSYAALAAIAIQSNQNDQHGGQSIPNFDYAMADGVRITYRKAYLSNMVKALILLTGKTEEEIQPVVKKLHTEMAEMDMVATLVPNEKFQEAEARELSKTYGEEVTKNAQKFAEKMAYEETDKATFQAMEAFVHNLNSMHSRAGAQTPFSSINYGMCTEPEARMVMKNLLLTTEEGLGGGETAIFPIQIFRVKSGINLNEGEPNYDLFKLACRVSAKRLFPNFSFQDAPYNLQYYKPGHPETEISYMGCRTRVIGNNYDPTREISYGRGNLSFTSINLPRIAIKMKSVDLFFKELDRMMQLVSDQLMERFAVQSRRKVKNFPFLMGQGVWIDSDKLGWEDTVGEVIKHGTLSIGFIGLAETLVMLTGKHHGESEESQQLGLKIIGHMREFCDNESKRLGLNFSLLATPAEGLSGRFVRMDKKKFGIIPGVTDRDYYTNSFHVPVYYKISAFKKLSLEAPYHALTNAGHISYVELDGDPTQNLDAFEKIVKHMAKVGIGYGSINHPVDRDPVCGFVGVIGDCCPRCGRSEGHAISEEKLKELRRLYPGMPAFKGIR; this is translated from the coding sequence ATGATAGTTTCTGTAAGGAAGCGCGACGGCCGTGAGATGCCGTTCAACATTGAAAAGATTGTCGACGCCATTGTCAAGGCATTCCGCGCCTCGGGCGAACTTGACGAACAGATCAAGGCCGCTCAAAGTCAGTTGAATTTGTTGGGAAACGATGACGTGCTCACGAGCACGGCCCTCAAGGTGTCTGCCGATGTGGTGGGCCGCCTTGAATCCGAGGGCAAGAATGTTCCCGAAATCGAAGAAATCCAGGACGCTGTCGAAAAGGCTCTTACCGAAGGTGGTTATGCCGATACCGCCAAGAGCTACATCCTGTACCGTGCCGAACGTACCCGCGTGCGCGAAGTCAACACTCGCCTCATGCATACGCTCCGCGACATTACCTTCAGCTCTGCCAAGGAATCCGACCTCAAGCGTGAAAACGCAAACATCGATGGCGATACCGCCATGGGTACCATGCTCAAGTATGGTTCCGAATCCGCAAAGCATTTCTACACCATGATGATGCTCAAGCCTGAGCACAGCCGCGCCCACATGGAAGGCGATATCCATATTCACGATTTGGATTTCTATTCCCTTACCATGACCTGCTGCCAAATCGACCTCAAGAAGCTTTTCAAGAACGGCTTCAATACCGGTCACGGTCATCTGCGTGAACCCAAGGATATCCGTAGCTACGCCGCTTTGGCCGCTATCGCTATTCAGTCTAACCAGAACGACCAGCATGGTGGTCAGTCTATTCCGAACTTTGACTACGCCATGGCTGACGGCGTGCGTATCACTTACCGCAAGGCTTACCTTTCCAACATGGTCAAGGCTCTCATTCTTCTCACGGGCAAGACCGAAGAAGAAATCCAGCCGGTGGTAAAGAAACTTCACACCGAAATGGCCGAAATGGACATGGTGGCAACGCTTGTTCCGAACGAAAAGTTCCAGGAAGCCGAAGCCCGCGAATTGTCCAAGACCTATGGCGAAGAAGTGACCAAGAATGCACAGAAGTTTGCCGAAAAGATGGCCTACGAAGAAACCGACAAGGCTACCTTCCAGGCTATGGAAGCTTTCGTTCACAACCTGAACTCCATGCACAGCCGCGCCGGTGCCCAGACTCCGTTCTCCAGCATCAACTATGGTATGTGCACCGAACCCGAAGCCCGCATGGTCATGAAGAATTTGCTTCTCACGACTGAAGAAGGCCTCGGCGGTGGTGAAACGGCTATCTTCCCGATTCAGATTTTCCGCGTGAAGAGCGGTATCAACTTGAACGAAGGCGAACCGAACTACGACTTGTTCAAGCTCGCTTGCCGCGTGAGTGCAAAGCGTCTGTTCCCGAATTTCAGCTTCCAGGACGCTCCGTACAACCTGCAGTATTACAAGCCGGGGCATCCCGAAACTGAAATTTCGTACATGGGTTGCCGTACCCGCGTGATCGGCAATAATTATGACCCGACTCGCGAAATCTCGTACGGTCGTGGCAACTTGAGCTTTACGTCTATCAACCTGCCGCGTATCGCCATCAAGATGAAGTCTGTGGATTTGTTCTTCAAGGAACTTGACCGCATGATGCAGCTTGTGAGCGACCAGCTCATGGAACGCTTTGCCGTCCAGAGCCGCCGCAAGGTCAAGAACTTCCCGTTCCTCATGGGACAGGGCGTGTGGATCGATTCCGACAAGCTCGGCTGGGAAGATACCGTGGGCGAAGTGATCAAGCATGGTACGCTTTCGATCGGCTTTATCGGTCTTGCGGAAACCTTGGTCATGCTGACTGGCAAACACCACGGTGAATCCGAAGAATCCCAGCAGCTCGGCCTCAAGATTATCGGCCACATGCGCGAATTCTGCGACAACGAATCCAAGCGCCTGGGCCTTAACTTCAGCCTTTTGGCAACCCCTGCCGAAGGCCTGTCTGGCCGCTTCGTGCGCATGGACAAGAAGAAGTTTGGCATTATCCCGGGCGTTACCGACCGCGATTACTACACCAACTCCTTCCATGTTCCGGTGTACTACAAGATTTCGGCATTCAAGAAGCTTTCTTTGGAAGCCCCGTACCACGCACTCACCAATGCCGGCCACATCAGCTATGTCGAACTCGATGGCGACCCGACGCAGAACTTGGACGCATTCGAAAAGATCGTGAAGCACATGGCAAAGGTGGGTATCGGTTATGGTTCCATCAACCACCCGGTGGACCGCGATCCGGTTTGCGGATTCGTAGGTGTGATCGGTGACTGCTGCCCGCGTTGCGGACGTAGCGAAGGCCACGCCATTTCCGAAGAAAAGTTGAAAGAACTGCGTAGACTTTATCCGGGTATGCCTGCATTCAAGGGTATCCGCTAA
- the nrdD gene encoding anaerobic ribonucleoside-triphosphate reductase codes for MSDKELNKYGEGIGFERIRRITGYLVGTVDRFNNAKRAEVNDRVKHGV; via the coding sequence ATGTCTGATAAGGAACTGAACAAATACGGTGAAGGAATCGGATTCGAACGTATCCGCCGCATCACGGGTTACCTGGTCGGTACCGTCGATCGCTTCAACAACGCCAAGCGTGCCGAAGTGAACGATCGCGTGAAGCACGGCGTATAA
- the nrdG gene encoding anaerobic ribonucleoside-triphosphate reductase activating protein: protein MDEYPRLRIAGIEPESFVDGPGIRMTIFTQGCHHNCPGCQNPQTHDFNGGHFIDIDEILEMIEENPLLDGITFSGGDPMDQAAALIPLAREIKERGLNLVIFTGYTYERLMDLAPERPDMFELLTFADILIDGPFIMAKKSLEIKFRGSTNQRIIDVQQSLVEGHVVLHQIQLDEMKVRPDLVMA, encoded by the coding sequence ATGGACGAATACCCTCGCTTGCGGATTGCCGGAATCGAACCCGAATCGTTCGTGGACGGTCCCGGAATCCGTATGACAATCTTTACCCAAGGTTGTCACCATAATTGTCCCGGGTGTCAGAATCCGCAGACCCACGATTTCAACGGGGGTCATTTTATTGATATCGATGAAATCCTCGAAATGATCGAGGAAAATCCGCTGCTTGACGGTATCACGTTCAGTGGTGGAGACCCGATGGACCAGGCGGCAGCCTTGATTCCGCTTGCGCGAGAAATCAAGGAACGTGGGCTCAACTTGGTGATTTTCACCGGTTATACCTACGAACGCCTTATGGATCTTGCGCCCGAACGCCCGGACATGTTCGAACTGTTGACTTTTGCCGATATTTTGATCGACGGCCCCTTCATTATGGCGAAAAAATCGCTTGAAATCAAGTTCAGGGGCTCTACGAACCAGCGCATAATCGATGTGCAGCAAAGTTTGGTCGAAGGTCATGTGGTTCTTCACCAGATTCAACTGGACGAAATGAAAGTCCGCCCTGATTTGGTAATGGCTTAA
- the tnpA gene encoding IS200/IS605 family transposase encodes MENIQTLAHTSWNCKYHIVFAPKFRRKVFYGEKRQEIGKILRSLCEWKKITIIEAEVCPDHVHMLLEIPPKFAVSSVVGFLKGKSSVQLYERFPELKFKYKNREFWCRGYYVDTAGKNAVKIANYIRHQLDEDRFGEQLTMMGKL; translated from the coding sequence ATGGAAAATATACAAACATTAGCTCATACGAGTTGGAATTGCAAATACCACATAGTTTTCGCTCCGAAATTCAGGAGGAAGGTCTTTTACGGGGAGAAACGCCAAGAAATAGGGAAAATCCTCCGGTCACTGTGTGAATGGAAGAAAATCACGATAATCGAGGCGGAGGTATGTCCGGACCATGTTCATATGCTGCTGGAAATACCGCCCAAGTTCGCCGTGTCCAGCGTGGTAGGTTTCTTGAAAGGGAAGAGTAGTGTGCAGTTGTACGAACGGTTTCCCGAACTAAAGTTTAAATACAAAAACAGGGAGTTTTGGTGTCGTGGTTACTATGTTGACACGGCAGGAAAAAATGCAGTCAAGATAGCGAACTACATTCGTCATCAACTGGATGAAGACCGATTTGGGGAGCAACTGACCATGATGGGTAAACTGTAG
- a CDS encoding TIGR02147 family protein, with product MKSVLEYKDYHLFMQDYYDERKRLGAFSWREFCKSAGFTSPNFLKLVCMGQSKLSKVKIDDVAKAMGLVGYEADYFREMVLFCNADKDEAKKAALLEMQRIALEHKVRVVDGDAFQYYESWKYPVLRELIPMMPGATPRDIADVCKEHVSAEEVRDVLNFLVKAGFLKKDGEKVYSQTEQTVIGSQEALPIAIRAMHKEMASMAARAVDRYSVNERHFTGVTLSVNQEARERIAKELDACCRKVLAIANEYNDQDQVCRINFQFFPVTDKVKEVHHA from the coding sequence ATGAAATCGGTACTTGAATACAAAGACTATCACCTCTTTATGCAGGACTATTACGACGAACGCAAGCGTCTCGGTGCGTTTTCGTGGCGCGAGTTCTGCAAGAGTGCTGGTTTTACCTCGCCGAATTTCTTGAAGCTCGTGTGCATGGGCCAGAGTAAGCTCAGCAAGGTCAAAATAGACGATGTGGCGAAGGCGATGGGGCTTGTCGGCTACGAGGCGGATTATTTCCGCGAAATGGTCTTGTTCTGCAACGCGGATAAAGACGAGGCCAAGAAGGCGGCTCTCCTCGAAATGCAGAGGATTGCGTTGGAACACAAGGTGCGCGTGGTCGATGGTGATGCCTTCCAGTATTATGAATCCTGGAAGTATCCGGTTTTGAGGGAACTCATTCCGATGATGCCGGGAGCGACCCCTCGCGACATCGCTGATGTATGCAAGGAACATGTGTCCGCCGAAGAAGTGCGCGATGTATTGAATTTCTTGGTGAAGGCCGGGTTCCTGAAAAAGGACGGCGAAAAGGTCTATTCGCAGACGGAGCAGACCGTAATCGGTTCGCAAGAGGCGCTGCCTATAGCAATACGTGCCATGCATAAAGAGATGGCGAGCATGGCCGCCCGCGCCGTAGACCGCTATTCCGTAAACGAGCGCCATTTTACGGGCGTCACGCTCAGCGTGAATCAGGAGGCTCGTGAAAGGATTGCAAAAGAGCTTGACGCCTGCTGCAGAAAAGTGCTTGCGATTGCGAACGAATACAACGACCAGGATCAGGTTTGTAGAATCAATTTCCAGTTTTTCCCGGTAACGGACAAAGTTAAAGAGGTGCACCATGCTTAA
- a CDS encoding GH116 family glycosyl hydrolase encodes MSIKDYLAGAKQAGSVQKLMTPGLAVEFIQPWYTPLSTTPSTTGIAVGGIGSTFTATPAGTTPVMNVMPGVQVRTEKPSDLRFNNFFFRESVIDAKAALEIADFAGFTQMLAKYPLVDAKGEALFSAAELANQKKAEAKLNKAIAEKDFFKNNAAGFERWHIEWSDRTAALLNKAGAELNRSAVIDFFNGVVGEKVVRQGALTAAWANDSEFLGQAGYDAAKMQYAALYPVSETKYEGKGVQITKTQSSYVTPGDERLSSLPVNATVFTLENTTKETREITIVQVQDCIAGYMAKKDRQGVQDSSFVLVPSARFPKGVKFSKQANDGREVRGLEFYNEKPLAESDFNGCMGVSVAWNKKDNLNVSVKPMFYQDDAASVLKCALRSGRVCEAWVKNVYSGRETMAGAVAVTAVLKPKQKVSFQFNLVLDFPEIKLNKLTSAKKYTAFFPEAYGRVGAILEEALAADKNFDARLKAFEALVPKKAVAKLYKTAAKQDEFKSLAINTLSFLAEATVWDKDDRFLVRECADYPFFNSLDVYFYGSFSLMALMPRLDGVVMKRFGDAILAVNDNRRRHHEYVNHPFADLPDPKLEGPRAVRGAVIHDLGSPFDAEPDAYDWHNVKEWKDLAPKYVLMVLRHYVKTQDKQNLQDCKEAVYAAMQYLEKMVNEGENFPLTHGTDDTFDNLSSHGISVYCGSLWIAGLRAAAKIAEILGDKAQADTWNAKADAANKEFDEALWDEAEGYYHFFVTPMEAKDVVADKLPQLADAIKETLVIDGTNVKTALKTINEWLNAGEIPSDVELSKNELRGLKKAWLTAQCKDAFTASWNAKIANDCDDVFADTMLADTYLRLLGLKPISDEKKAKANLLRVFNTNYKANSPLIGAANLVRKDGSPLDEFNFQAHDVWIGIQYSIMCAMMHHGLEKQAADMGDSMIRNLYEEARIPFAAPEGFNGSCRLHPEALVKAFGLSATAAEKMHKELLKKGALLADSRISPKLPRNLPAFTKAFGSIAKANKVEASALFMLLHSTALKYTAGKYFRPGMVFALLY; translated from the coding sequence ATGAGCATTAAAGATTACCTCGCCGGCGCCAAACAGGCCGGTTCCGTCCAGAAGCTGATGACCCCGGGCCTCGCCGTGGAATTTATCCAGCCCTGGTACACCCCGCTTTCTACGACCCCTTCTACCACGGGTATTGCTGTCGGCGGTATCGGCTCGACATTCACCGCAACACCTGCTGGCACCACCCCCGTAATGAACGTGATGCCGGGCGTGCAGGTTCGCACCGAAAAGCCCTCTGACCTCCGTTTCAACAACTTCTTCTTCCGCGAATCCGTAATCGACGCAAAGGCAGCTCTCGAAATTGCCGACTTCGCCGGCTTTACGCAGATGCTTGCCAAGTACCCGCTGGTGGACGCCAAGGGCGAAGCACTCTTCAGCGCCGCTGAACTTGCTAACCAGAAGAAGGCCGAAGCCAAGCTCAACAAGGCTATTGCCGAAAAGGATTTCTTCAAGAACAACGCTGCCGGCTTTGAACGCTGGCACATTGAATGGAGCGACCGCACCGCAGCTCTCTTGAACAAGGCTGGTGCCGAACTCAACCGCAGCGCCGTCATCGACTTTTTCAACGGTGTCGTTGGTGAAAAGGTTGTGCGCCAGGGCGCCCTCACCGCCGCATGGGCAAACGACAGCGAATTCTTGGGCCAGGCCGGTTACGATGCCGCCAAGATGCAGTACGCCGCACTCTATCCGGTGAGCGAAACCAAGTATGAAGGCAAGGGCGTGCAGATTACCAAGACCCAGTCCAGCTACGTGACTCCGGGTGACGAACGCCTTTCTAGCCTCCCGGTGAACGCTACCGTGTTCACTCTCGAAAATACCACCAAGGAAACCCGCGAAATCACCATCGTGCAGGTGCAGGACTGCATCGCCGGTTACATGGCCAAGAAGGACCGCCAGGGCGTTCAGGACTCCAGCTTTGTGCTCGTGCCGTCTGCACGTTTCCCGAAGGGCGTCAAGTTTAGCAAACAGGCTAACGACGGTCGCGAAGTCCGCGGTCTCGAATTCTACAACGAAAAGCCGCTGGCCGAAAGCGACTTCAACGGTTGCATGGGCGTGTCTGTCGCTTGGAACAAGAAGGACAACCTGAACGTTTCCGTGAAGCCGATGTTCTACCAGGATGACGCTGCCAGCGTGCTGAAGTGCGCACTCCGTAGCGGTCGCGTTTGCGAAGCCTGGGTCAAGAACGTTTACAGCGGCCGCGAAACGATGGCCGGTGCGGTAGCTGTTACCGCAGTTCTCAAGCCGAAGCAGAAGGTCAGCTTCCAATTCAACCTGGTGCTCGACTTCCCCGAAATCAAGCTGAACAAGCTTACTTCCGCCAAGAAATACACCGCATTCTTCCCCGAAGCTTATGGACGCGTGGGCGCCATCCTCGAAGAAGCTCTCGCCGCCGACAAGAACTTCGACGCTCGCCTCAAGGCATTCGAAGCCCTCGTCCCGAAGAAGGCCGTGGCCAAGCTCTACAAGACTGCTGCCAAGCAGGACGAATTCAAGAGCCTCGCTATCAACACCCTCAGCTTCCTCGCCGAAGCCACCGTGTGGGACAAGGATGACCGTTTCCTCGTCCGCGAATGCGCCGACTATCCGTTCTTCAACTCTCTGGACGTTTACTTCTACGGTAGCTTCAGCCTGATGGCTTTGATGCCGCGCCTCGACGGTGTGGTGATGAAGCGCTTCGGTGACGCAATTCTCGCCGTAAACGACAACCGTCGCCGTCACCACGAATATGTGAACCACCCGTTCGCCGACCTTCCGGACCCGAAACTCGAAGGCCCGCGCGCCGTACGTGGCGCCGTGATTCACGACCTCGGGAGCCCCTTCGACGCTGAACCCGATGCCTACGACTGGCACAACGTGAAGGAATGGAAGGATCTCGCCCCGAAGTATGTGCTGATGGTTCTCCGTCATTACGTGAAGACGCAGGACAAGCAGAACTTGCAGGATTGCAAGGAAGCTGTCTATGCCGCCATGCAGTACCTCGAAAAGATGGTGAACGAAGGCGAAAACTTCCCGCTCACCCACGGTACCGACGACACGTTCGACAACCTCTCCAGCCACGGCATTTCCGTGTACTGCGGCAGCCTCTGGATTGCAGGACTCCGCGCTGCAGCAAAGATTGCCGAAATCCTCGGCGACAAGGCTCAGGCCGACACTTGGAACGCCAAGGCCGACGCTGCCAATAAGGAATTCGACGAAGCCCTTTGGGACGAAGCCGAAGGCTACTACCACTTCTTCGTGACTCCGATGGAAGCGAAGGACGTTGTGGCCGACAAGCTCCCGCAGCTCGCCGACGCCATCAAGGAAACGCTCGTTATCGACGGCACCAACGTGAAGACAGCTCTCAAGACCATCAACGAATGGCTGAACGCAGGCGAAATCCCGAGCGACGTGGAACTTTCGAAGAATGAACTCCGCGGTCTCAAGAAGGCATGGCTCACCGCCCAGTGCAAGGACGCCTTTACCGCCAGCTGGAACGCAAAGATTGCAAACGACTGCGACGACGTATTCGCCGACACGATGCTCGCCGACACGTACCTGCGCCTGCTCGGCCTCAAGCCCATCAGCGACGAGAAGAAGGCCAAGGCCAACCTGCTCCGCGTTTTCAACACGAACTACAAGGCCAACAGCCCGCTCATCGGTGCCGCAAACCTTGTACGCAAGGACGGCTCTCCGCTCGACGAATTCAACTTCCAGGCTCACGACGTGTGGATTGGCATTCAGTACAGCATTATGTGCGCCATGATGCACCACGGCCTCGAAAAGCAGGCTGCCGACATGGGCGATTCCATGATTCGCAACCTCTACGAAGAAGCCCGCATCCCGTTCGCCGCACCGGAAGGATTCAACGGCTCCTGCCGCCTGCACCCGGAAGCTCTGGTGAAGGCATTTGGCCTCAGCGCTACCGCCGCCGAGAAGATGCACAAGGAACTCCTGAAGAAGGGCGCCCTCCTTGCCGACAGCCGCATCAGCCCGAAGCTCCCGCGCAACCTGCCCGCCTTTACGAAGGCTTTCGGCAGCATCGCCAAGGCCAACAAGGTTGAAGCAAGTGCGCTGTTCATGCTGCTCCACAGCACAGCACTGAAGTACACCGCCGGTAAGTACTTCCGCCCCGGCATGGTGTTCGCTCTTCTATATTAG